CCCAAGGTCTTTATCCATCGCAGTGGTAGAGCAGGACGTGCTGGCCGAAAGGGGTTGGCTGTGGTTATGCTACACCCTgggcgagaagaagactATGTCAAGTTCCTGGAAATTCGAAAGACGCCAATTATTGAGCTAGAAAAGCCCGAAGTCATTACATCAGAGGACGGCGCTGTGGCGATTACCAAGAAGATCCGCGATCTGGTCCAAGAAGATAGGGCGCTCTTCGACAAGGCCCAGAAAGGTTTCGTGAGCTGGGCTCGAAGCTACGGTGCCCACCAAGCTACGTCTATCTTCCGAGCTGCCGACCTTGACTGGGAGGACCTTGGAAATGCCTGGGGCTTGTTGCGCATGCCTAGGATGCCCGAACTCAAGAACTGGAAGGGTGACAAGATGCTCGGTCTAGAGATTGACTGGGACAACTATGCCTACAAGGAGAAGGCACGAGAACAGGCCAGAAAGGTTGCCCTCGAGGAAGAAAAGTCAGGCGGGAAGCCGGATAAGAAGGACGAGAACAAGCGCAAGCGCAAGAACGAGGCCTGGAGTGCAAAGCAcgagaaagaggaggagcgtGTGGAGCGCAGGGAGAAGCGGCACAAGCGGCGTGAGGCTGAGAAGACGGCCAAGATGACGGACGaagacaaggtcaagcagaTGGAACTTAACGAGCTCATTGCTGAGGTTCGCAGACAGAATCAGGCCaaggcagagaagaaggacgacgagTTTGAAGGATTCGACGATTAGACAGGAATATACCCCGTTCGTTGGTTGGCGTCTAAAGTTGGCTATCTTGGCACCGATTCTCTCAACGTGAGCTCTCACTCGCATTGGTCAGTTGGTAATTTCGGTTTCGGTTCACTCCTTGAACGCCGTTTGGATAGTCTATTTCCGTCCGTGTCGGTTTCGCTTTTCTGAGTTTGGATGCCGTCGCTTAGCCTCCAGTCAGTGCTCATGACGCGGCAAGGCATAGATGTACCCAAAAACGCCTAGTAGTGGTTTCATCGCCCTGAGGGGCTGACGAGGCGTTCGAGATGGCACCTGAAAATCGGCCTCATGTCGGATTCTGCAGGCCAAACTGCAAAAGGCCTCTGCAGAACTAACGATGTGGATGTCAACGCAAGCACCCAGGGGTGAATTGCGCGGCCTTGTTCCAAGCGCATGGGTAGGTGGTggatcgtcgaggagagggAGGTTTATAAGCCGTAAGGTCCCAAGGCTATACGCGTATGGGAATGCTCAGCCAAGAAGGGAATACGAAAATTCGAGTTGGATCCGAGGAACGCGTATTCGGTCGTAGGTGAAAGTGGACTCAAACAGACCCGTGCAGGACTGATCACTCACACGAAAGGTTTCAGTGAGGATGCAGCTGCTCAGAGTAAAGTGCGTGGATTTAAAGTGGCGGTATAGGTAGTAGACGTAGATCAACTCGATCATTGTTGATGCCCCTTTGATCTTGCTTGTGAACCACGCCAGCAACGTTGATGGAACGGATCAGACATCATGGCCCAATTGAAGCCATTTCAAGGCGATGACTACCTGTGGAGATATGTCCCATCGAGAGCAGCCGCAATTGTATTTGTGGTGTTCTTTGCGATTCCAACGGGTTTTGTCATCTGGAGGATTGTGAAAACGCGAAGCTGGCATTGCATCCCTTTCGCCATAGGGGGACTGTGTAAGTCGACATTGCAGTGAGAAGGAACCAGCTGACCGAGAAAATACAGTTGAAATGGCAGGATACAGTGCAAGAGCTGCAGCACAAGGGCTGACGGACGTCATGATGCCCTATTTCATCCAGCATGCTTCCATCCTGCTTGCGCCGGCCTTGTTTTCAGCGGCCATGTACATGACACTGGGCAAGATGATGCGGCGCCTCAAGGGTCAACGACACTCCATCATCCCAGTTACTTGGCTGCCAGTAATTTTCGTCGCAGGTGATGCCATGTCGTTCTGTATCCAAGGCAGCGGAGCTGGTGTTGTAGCTACTGGTCTCGGCACCATGGAGACGGGCCAGAAGATCATCGCAGGTGGCATCAGCCTCCAAATCGTCATGTTTGGGCTGTTCATAGCCACATCCATCGTCTTTCACATAGGGCTGCGGCACTGGCCATCCGGGCCATCGCTGGCAAGGGGCTCAACATGGAGGCGGTCGATGAAGGTCCTGTACGTCGCCTCGGTGCTCATTGTAGCGAGGTCCACATTCCGCTTGGCGGAAGGCATCCTCGGCCCGGATGGATATCCACAAGGACATGAATGGACGCTGTATGTGTTTGACGGGCTGCCGATGCTCTGCGTCATGGGTATCTTTGCGGGCTGGTTCCCAGGGGCTGAGGGTGGGCGGGGATCTCACGGGGATGACGAAGGGTGGCAGCTGGAGACGATGGACGCGTGGCCGTCATATGAGAGCCCTACATGAGGGGCCATCGATACGGAAGCAGCCGTGGGATAATTTCCGGGGTGTCCAGAGCCTCTGCGGAGAAATTGGGTGATCAATTAAGCTTGAATTTGTAATGTTGTCAAGATTGATGTGATGATCTGACGGTGAGCCTGTGTAGACGAGAATCAAGGGTTACGTGGAAGATGGATGACGTAAACCTAGAGATTGTGGCTCATGCAGGAGCAGGAGTAGGAGCAGGAGCGATGAGCGTTGAAACTCAAGAGTCGCGTTGTTGCAGAGAGGCTCGGACCTTCCTTGGCGGTTTGTATGAACGGCCACAAGGCGGAAAGCGGAAGCGACAGGGACGGCTTCTAATTCTGGATAGGGCAGGACAGGATCGTACCTGACAGGTGTGGCTCCGCGGCTCTGGTCTGGTCAGTGGTTTCTTCCCAACACAGTCAAGACCCGATAAAATCATGAACCGATTCGATTAATGGGGCCGCAAGGGCTGGAAGGTGCTTGGAGCATGGATTGATCCTTTTCAACCGTGCTCTTTCCCTGCTTTGCCTTACATTAAGCGTCGCGCCTACCTACTGCGTTGCGTTCTGCGTACCATGCCTGCTCCATCAGCCAGTCTGACTAAACCGCCGCATTTTTGCTAGAGCCAGCACTGTTAAGCCATTCCGCAAAAACTTGACTGAAACAAACCAACCAAGGGCGCTTTGATCATTCACGACGACGCGACCAGGACAAACTGTTTGACGAGGGCGCCACTTACTCTCGACGGCCAAGACAATGGGCGCTTTCTTTTGCTGACCAAGACGACATTGGCAAGAAGCCCTCGCCTCTCACCGCCGCGCCTGCGCCCCTGAACTCCCCTCCCATCCCCTGCAATGCCCCCGCGTTCGGCTGCGGAGGCCAaaggctccggctccggctccggcgcCGCCACGGCCAAGCTCCGTCGCGCTCATCGGAAGTCGCGCAACGGCTGCTGGGAGTGTAAGCGGAGGCATATCAAGTGCGACGAGAGCCGTCCGGCCTGCAGCAACTGCGTCGTCAGTGAGCGATCATGTTCCTTCCCACCctcgacagcagcaacagctgCCACTCCCGCCGCACCTCAAACTCCGGCCTCCGCCCCAACACCGAGTCCCGTTCCGTCGCATTCTCAACCTCCGTTGCCTCCTTCTCAGGATGTTACAGGTGTCGACAGTCAGGCTCAAAGCCCTGCAGACAGCATGTCTAGTGCTACGGGCCTTCATCATCCTGCGTCTGGGCCTCCATCATCACTCTTTGGATCACGGCTCGGTTTTCCTACCATTCTTGATGACAGACCACCTCCTCTAACCGCTCTACCGTCCTTCACCGAGTCCTTCATCACCAGGACCTTTGCCGATTCACCCTCAACTCCCTCTATCTCAGACGGCATTCCCCAACCCGTCTTTACGGCAAAACACCTCATCCTTTTGCACCATGCTACAACCGCTATGCCACTTACCAACAACTTGACACATCCCATCGTCGAGATCGCCGTTCAATGGTCCAAAGATGCACCCTATGCCATTGACCAGCTGCTGGCCATCGCTGCTGATCATCTTGCTATACTACAACCCGAACATGCCGCCTCTCATCGACGAACGGCCAGAGAACTACAGACACGGGCGCTCACCCTTTTCAACAACCACTCGCAGGAAATGAGTCAAGAAAACGGCGACCTTGACAAATATTGTCTCCCTCGATTCATTTTTGCTTCCTTACTCAGCCTCCACATGATTTATGAGACATACGCGTACTACCGCGCCAACTTCCACGTCTTTATCGAGAGGTTTGTCGAGTCTGTCCATCTTCACCGGGGCGTTCGCACTATCATCTCCCCATACTACAACATCATTCTCGAATCTCCTATGAAACCATTCCTCGTCAACATCCGCCTTGCTTCGGAATCAGATAACGGGGGTAGTGAATGTCTCTCACTACTTGAGCTCGTCCAGAACTCTGATCTGAGCGTAGCAACAGTCAACGCTATTTCAGGCACTGTTCATACATTGCAATGGGCCTTCAACGTTCACCGCAACCTGCC
This region of Fusarium falciforme chromosome 5, complete sequence genomic DNA includes:
- a CDS encoding Zn(2)-C6 fungal-type domain-containing protein, with product MPPRSAAEAKGSGSGSGAATAKLRRAHRKSRNGCWECKRRHIKCDESRPACSNCVVSERSCSFPPSTAATAATPAAPQTPASAPTPSPVPSHSQPPLPPSQDVTGVDSQAQSPADSMSSATGLHHPASGPPSSLFGSRLGFPTILDDRPPPLTALPSFTESFITRTFADSPSTPSISDGIPQPVFTAKHLILLHHATTAMPLTNNLTHPIVEIAVQWSKDAPYAIDQLLAIAADHLAILQPEHAASHRRTARELQTRALTLFNNHSQEMSQENGDLDKYCLPRFIFASLLSLHMIYETYAYYRANFHVFIERFVESVHLHRGVRTIISPYYNIILESPMKPFLVNIRLASESDNGGSECLSLLELVQNSDLSVATVNAISGTVHTLQWAFNVHRNLPQDGSVHASTAFPVLLTAEYMEAVRKHRPEALLVLAYYGVLLHRCRNAWIIGDAGSFLIRLIADYLGNFWQEPMRWPLEELERDQG